Within Corynebacterium jeddahense, the genomic segment GGCCGTGGACGCGGAGGACGACTCGAAGATCCTCGGCTGGGTCGGCGCCGCGAAAGCCTCGACCCGCAGCGTGTTCTACGGCGTGGTGGAGGACTCGATCTACGCTCACCCCGACGCGCGCGGCAAGGGGGTCTCCGGCGCGCTGCTCGACCACCTCATCCAGTCCTGCATCGACCTGCACAAGTGGTCGATCCACTCCTGGATCTTTCCCGAAAACGAAGGATCCGCGGGGCTGCATCGCTCCCGCGGATTCGAGAAGGTGGGCACCTTCCACAAGATGGCCAAGATGACGTACGGCGAGCGCCAAGGCCAGTGGCGCGACTGCGACATCTACGAGTTGATTCTGCCGTCGGCGGCGCAGCCGTCGTAACGCCAACTAGCTCAGATCGTCCTTGAGCGTCTCCTCCTTGACGGGGAGGAGGAGCAAGAACGCGAGGATCGCGAGCGGGACCATGAGCAGGAACACCGGCGTGAGGCCGTCGTTGTAGCTTGTGAGCACCGCCTGCTTGACCGGGTCCGGCAGCTGAGTCACCAGTTCCGGCGTGAGGTTATTGGCAGCACCATCGCCGAACTGCTTTGCCATCTCGGCGCCCTGCGGACCCATCTGCGCCAGCGCGTCGGGGAGGCGCTCCTCGAGGTTGTTACGCATGTTGTGGGTGAACAGCGAACCGGACAGGGACGCGCCGACGGCGGAGCCGATCTGGCGGAAGAAGTTGTTGGTCGAGGTCGCGGTGCCCACCTGTGACAGTGGGAACGAGTTCTGCACGATCAGGACCAGCACCTGCATGACCAGGCCCAGGCCGAAGCCGAAGATGAACATGTACACGCCCAGCGTGGTCAGCGTGGTCGACGGCTCCAGGCGCGAGAACAGGTAGAGGCCGACGGTGGTGATCAGCATGCCCACCAGCGGGTAGATCTTGTAGCGGCCCGTCTTCGAGATAATGAAGCCGACGGCCATGCCGGTGACGAGCATGCCAATGACCATCGGCAGCATCATGAGGCCGGCCT encodes:
- a CDS encoding GNAT family N-acetyltransferase, translated to MQRSDFYIRPIRPWDYPQVRDIYELGLQTGNASYETQGQSWEQFSRKKIIETVFVAVDAEDDSKILGWVGAAKASTRSVFYGVVEDSIYAHPDARGKGVSGALLDHLIQSCIDLHKWSIHSWIFPENEGSAGLHRSRGFEKVGTFHKMAKMTYGERQGQWRDCDIYELILPSAAQPS